GAGCAGGCGCATGAGAACCTCGCGCATGGCCGGCCGCTGCGCCGGCTCCTTCGCGAGGCAGCGCGCGACCAGTGCGCGCAGCGGTTCCGGCACACCGGCGATGTCGGGCTCACCGTCGATCACCCGGTAGAGCACGGCATGAGTGGTGTCCGCGGCGAACGGCGAGCGGCCGGTGGCGGCGAAGGTGATCACCGCTCCCCACGCGAACACGTCGGCGGCGGGGCCCACCTCGGCGGCCTTGATCTGCTCCGGGGCCATGTACGCGGGGGTGCCGACGACCTGGCTGCTCACCGTGGCCGTCGCGTCGAGCGCCCGGGCGATGCCGAAGTCGATCACGCGGGGGCCGTCGGCGCCGAGGAGCACGTTGCCGGGCTTGAAGTCCCGGTGCACCAGCCCCGCCTCGTGGATGGCGGTCAGCGCCGTGGCCGTCCCGACCGCGAGCCGGTGCAGGGCGGCCCCCGTGCGCGGCCCGTTGCGGGCCACCTCCTCCTGCAGCGACGGCCCGTCGACGTACTCCGTCACGATGTACGGCGGGTCGGACCACAGGTCGGCGGCGAGGAACTGGGCGGTGCAGAACGAGGCGACCCGCTGGGCGACGGCCACCTCGCGGGCGAACCTGCTCCTGGTCGTCTCGTCGGCGGCGATCTCCGGGCGCAGGACCTTGACGGCCACCGGCGCCCCCGCGCCGTCCGTGCCCAGATAGACGATGCCCTGCCCGCCGGCCCCGAGCCGCCGGACGATGCGGTAAGGGCCGATGAACGTGGGATCGCCGCCGCGAAGGGCGGATGGTGCCGTCACTCGAACGCCCCCGTTGAATGGCGGTTGCGGGCCCACTTGTCCCGATCTACGCCACTAAAGCAGCAGCAGCCTCTGTTGTCACATCACGATCGGGGGGAAGGCCGGCCCCCGGCGCAGCCGCAGGGCGTCGAGCTGCCCTTGCATGACCTCCCGGACGTGGTCGGTCAGGTCGAAGACCAGCATGGGGTCGTCGGCCTCCTCCGGGGCGTACTCGTCGGTCCTGATCGGCTCGCCGAACTCGATCAGCCACTTCGACGGCAGCGGGAGCAGGCCGAGCGGCCCGAGCCACGGGAACAGCGGCGTGATCGGCAGGTACGGCAGGCCGAGCAGCCGGGCGAGCGACGGGATGTCGCCGATTTTGGGGTAGATCTCCTCCGCCCCCACGATGGCACACGGCACGATCGGCACGCCGGCTCTGATCGCCGACGCGACGAACCCGCCCCGGCCGAACCGCTGGAGCCGGTAGCGCTCGGAGAACGGCTTGCCGATGCCCTTGAAGCCCTCGGGGAAGACGCCGACGACCTCGCCCTTGCGCAGCAGCCGGTCGGCGTCCTCGGGGCACGCGAGCGTGTGCCCGGACTTGCGGGCCAGGTGCCCGAGCACGGGCAGCTGGTAGACCAGGTGGGCGCCGAGCAGACGCAGCGGCCTGCCCAGCTCGTCGTGCATCGCGACCTGCAGCATCAGCGCGTCCACGGGCAGCGTGCCGGAATGGTTGGCCACGATCAGCGCGCCGCTGTCGGCCGGCACGTTGCCCAGGCCGAGGGCCTCGGTCCTGAACCAGTGCCGGTAGAGCGGGCGCAACGCCTCCAGCAGCACCGTCTCGTTGAGCTCGGGGTCGTAGCCGAACTCGTCGACCTCGTACTCGCCGGTGATCCTGCGCCGCAGGAAGGCGAACAGCCCGGCGAGCCGCTCGTCGGCCGTGTTCCCCGGCACGCTCCCAGGCGTGCCCTCAGCCGTGTGCCGGTCCCGGAAGTCGTCCATCAGCGTCCCGTCAGGAGATCGGCCAGCCAGTCGACCACGGCGCGCGGCAGCTCGCCCGGGCCGCCGCGGGAGCGGAGGAAGTCGTCGAACGCCGCCGCCGTGCTGTACTTCGGCCGCCAGCCGAGCTCGGCGGCGAGCCTGGTGGTGTCCACTGCGCGGCCGTGGCTCATGAGCGACAGCTGCTCGGGTGAGAAGTCCACCAGCCGCGCGCCCCGGGCGATCCCGCTGACGAGGCGGAAGGCGGGAGACGGCATCGGCACCACCGGCCGGCCCGTCCGCCGTGCGCACTGCGACAGCAGCAGCACGCCGTCGCCCGCGACGTTGAACACGCCGGGGTGGTCGGCCCGCGCCGTACGGCACAGCACCTCGACCGCGTCGTCCTCGTGGACGAACTGCAGCCGGGGGTCGAACCCGAGCACGGTGGGCAGCACGGGCTGGGAGAAGTACCGCGTCAACGGCGAGTCGACGCCCGGCCCCATGAGGTTGGCGAACCGCAGCGTGGTCGTCGTCACGTCGGGCCGGCGCCGGGCGAAGCCCCGCACGTACGTCTCCACCTCTGTGGCGTCCCTGGCGTAGCCGTGATGGGACACCTCGACCGGCAGGGTGTCCTCGGTGAAGACGGCCGGAGCGTGCGGAGAGGAGCCGTACACGGCCGTGGTGGACCGCACGACCACCCGGCGCACCGTGGCGGAGCGCTGACACGCCGCGAGCAGCTGCATCGTCCCGATGACGTTGTGCTCCTTCATGGCCGGCCGGCCGCCCACGGTGTCACCGGCCCGGCCGCCGCCGGGGCCGCTGACCAGGCTGAGGTGCACGACGGTGTCGACGTCGGCGTCCCTGATGACCTTGACGAGGTCGGGACTGCGCAACGCGACCCGGACGAACTCGGTGCGGCCGAGCACCGCGCCGTCCTCCCCGGCGGGGGATGGCGGCGGCGCCGTGTCCACGCCGATGACCCGGTCGATCTCCGGGTCGGCCGCCAGCGCGATCGCCACACGAGCGCCGATGTGACCGGAGACGCCGGTGACCAGCACAGTACGAGTCATCGATGCCTCGCCGGGGGTGTGCGTGTTCACGGTGGCCCGGTCCCTGAGGACCGGTGCGCGCTCCGTCTCGGCTACTTCTTGTTACGCCGCTGGATACGGGTCTTCTTCAGCAGCTTGCGGTGCTTCTTCTTGGCCATGCGCTTGCGGCGCTTCTTGATCACAGAGCCCACGGGACCCCCAGGTGAAGGTGTGTCTGTCCAACCGGCGCGCGAGCGCACACCGGCACAACAGACTACCGGCGATCCGTGGTAGATCGCTCCCCCGGGGGACCCCGCATCGGCCGGGAGTCGGCCACGTCACCGTCAAACGCGGCCTCCCGGGCGGTTCACCCTGCTTCGATGAACGCGTCCCGCAAGTAGTCGTGGACCGCCTGCTCGGGCACCCTGAAGGACCGGCCGACACGGATGGCCGGTAACTCGCCGGAGTGCACAAGCCGGTACACGGTCATCTTGGACACCCGCATGACGGTCGCCACCTCGGCCACCGTCAAGAACTTCACCTCGCTGAGAGGTCTTTCGCCTGCACCCATCGGACGCCTCTTCCGCACGTGTTTCCGGGTTATCCCCACTGGTGCCATTGCTCACGCACGTGTACTGCCGTCAGCGTAAGTCCGGACTCCGACTAGGCAAACCCCTCATTCCATCAGTCATCAGAGCCGTATGCCGTCAAAACCGGGAAACTCGCTGGCAGCAGCCGGACCGTGCCCCTCGCCTCAACCTTGGAACGGACCAACTTCTCTCCCATTAGAGTCGCCCAGGCACAGAAAAAAGTTGGCAAACGGTCGGCACAGAGGCACAAAAGCGGGCGCGAAATGCCCGGTTTGGGAGGTCCGGAAGGGGAATCAGAGGCTGCGGGCCACCCGGGCGAGCAGGTACGCCGTCAACGGAGCGTAGAAGCGGGGTAGCACGTTGTCGTCCAGGGGCACGGTGACCGCGATCTTCCCCTCGGCCTCGCCCACGAACAGCGCCGGGTCGTTGCTGTCGGCGAAGCCCACGGTCTCGACCCCGGCCTCGCCCGCGGCCCCGGCCCAGCCGTGATCGGCGATCACGAAGTCGGGCCGCTCCTCGGCCAGCATCGCCTCCATCGGCATCGCCTCATGGGTGTGCACGAACGTGCCCCGGTCCTCCAGCATCGCCACGCCGTCCAGGTAGCGGATCCGCCTGCGGCGGCCCAGGCCGCCGATGTGCGTCCACCCCTCGGCCGGGAAGAGCAGGGTCGCCCCGTTCTCCGTGAGGAACCGCGCCAGCGCGAGGTGGATGGTGAGCAGACCGGTCGGGTGGCCGGTGGCGAGCACGATCCGGGGCGAGGCACGCCGCAGCACCTTCGCGATCCGCTCGCCCATCTCCTCGACGGCGTCGATGGTCCGCTCGGGGTCGATGGTGTCGGGGCCCTCGCGGTGCCCGGGATCGGCGACCACCCCCGCCTTCTCGGCCATCAGCGCGAGCACCTCGTGATAGGACCACTCGCCCTCGAAGTTGAGCCCGAAGAGGTAGTGCGGGTCGCGCAGCGCGAGCGACCGGTAGTGATCGAGGTTGTTCTCGCGGCTGGTCGCCACGTCACCGGCGATGGCGGTCCTGACGAGATGTTCGCGCAGTTCGGCTCTGGTGGGCGTTCGGGAGGGCGGAAGGGTCACGACAGGTACAGCGCTCCTCGGCTCGGTGTGATTCCGGCCCCCACGGCTACGGCATGGGGTCCAGCCCGTGGAAGGGGAACACCGCCTTCCTGGTCGCGATGACGGCCCGGTCGACGGCGTCGGCTGGATCGTACCCTTCCGAAATGTCACGCCATTGCGGATGCCGTCCGTCCGTCATCCGCAGCGGCGGGATCTCCCCGGTGCGCTCCCGCACGAAGGTACGCCAGGTCTCCGGGGTCTCGGCCGACGGTTCGACGGGGCGTCCCACCGCCTCGGCGATCAGGTGGGTCCACGCCCGCGGGACGACCTGGACCAGCTCGTATCCTCCGCCGCCCACCGCGATCCACCGGCCCCCGGCGGTCTCGTGGGCCAGCCGGTGCAGCGCGGCGTACGCCGTGCGTTGCCCGTCGAGGCTGAGCATGAGGTGGGCCAGCGGGTCGAGGGCGTGGCTGTCGCAGCCCTGCTGGGTGACCAGGATCTGCGGCTGGAAATGCCGCAGCAGCGGCGGGACCACCGCGTGGAAGGCGCGCAGCCACCCGGCGTCGCCGCACCCGGCCGGCAGCGCGACGTTGACCGCCGTGCCCTCCGCGCCGGTCTCCTGGGGAAAGCCGGTGCCGGGGAACAGCGTGCGGGGGCTCTCGTGCAGGCTGATCGTGAGCACCCTCGGGTCGTCGTAGAACGCCGTCTGCACGCCGTCGCCGTGGTGCACGTCCACGTCCACGTACGCGATCCTCGTCGCGCCCTGCGCCAGCAGCCACGCGATGGCGACGGCCGGGTCGTTGTAGACGCAGAAGCCGCTGGCGGCGCCGGGCATGGCGTGGTGCAGCCCGCCGGCGACGTTGACCGCGTGCTCGGCCTCACCCGTCCACACCGCCCTGGCGGCGGCCAGCGTCGCCCCCGTGACCAGGGCGGAGGCCTCGTGGACGCCCACGAAGGCGGGATTGTCCTCGGTGCCGAGCCCGTGGCGCAGGTCCGGGCGGCCGTCCTTGGAGACGTTCTTGACCGCCTCGATGTAGTCCCGGTGGTGCACCAGCGCGATCTCGTCCTCGGTCGCGGGGACGCAGCCGGTCATCTCGGCGGCGTCGAGCACGCCCAGGTCACGGGCGAGCGCCATGGTGAGCTCGACGCGTACGGGCGCGAGCGGATGGCCGGGCCCGAAATCGTAAGAAACCAGAGCGTCGTTCCAAACCACCCGCACCGCCTGACTCATGCCGCGACGCTACCGCACGGCCGGTCGCGGACGACCATACGGGCGTCGCGGACCGTGACGACGTCGATCCGCGTCGGCCCTCGCCGGTGGACTCAGTCTGCGCGGAGGGCGACGACGGGGTCGAGCCCGGCCGCGCGCCGGGCGGGGGCCACGCCGAAGAAGACGCCCACGGCCGCGGAGACCCCGAAGGCGAGCGCGATCGACCACCAGGTGATCGACGCGGGCACCGGCGAGACCGTCCGGATCAGCAGTGCCCCGCCGACGCCGGTCAGGATGCCGATCACGCCGCCGATCGTGGTCAGCAGCACGGCCTCGATCAGGAACTGCCCGAGGATGTCCCGGCCGCGGGCGCCGAGCGCCTTGCGCAGGCCGATCTCCTTGGTCCGCTCCCTGACGCTGACCAGCATGATGTTGGACACGCCGACGCCGCCGACCAGCAGTGAGATCCCCGCGATGGCCGCCAGCACGCCGGTCAGCATGCCGAGGACCGTGCCGATCGTGCCGAGGAGCTGGGTCTGCGTGACGGCGGAGAACCTCTCCCCCGGGTAGCGGGCGTCCAGGGCGGCCACGACCCGCTGCCGCAGCGGTTCGATCTCGTCCGGTCCGGAGGCGCCGACGGCGATGCCGTTGATCCTCGGCAGCCCGATCAGCCGCTGGGCGGTGGTGACCGGCAGGTGCACCTCCTGGTCCCGCGCCACCCCGAACGTGGACCCGACGGTCTCGTAGACGCCGATCACCCGGAACCGCACCCCGGCGATCGTGACCTGGCGGCCGATCGGGTCGACGTCGCCGAACAGCTTGGCCGCGACCTCCGCGCCGAGGATCGCCACCCGCCGCCGCGTGTCCACGTCGGTCTCGGTGAGGTAGCGGCCCCGGCGCAGCGGGCGGTCGAACACGTGGGGCATGTTCTCGTCCGTCCCGGTCAGCGTCGCGAACACCTCCACGCGCCCCACCCGGACCGGCTCGCCGGAGTTCACCGCCACCGTCACCTTCGACGGGTCGCCGACCACGCGCCGCACGTACGCGACGTCCGCCAGGTCGAGGCGGCTCTGCGTGGGGGCCGCGCCCAGCCCCACCTGGCCGGGGACCACGAGGATGATGTTGCTGCCGAGCCCCGCGATCTCGCTTTCCACGGCGTTCTTGGCGCCGGTGCCGACGGCGACGAGGATCACGACCGAGAGCACGCCGATGATCACGCCGAGCATGGTCAGCATGCTGCGCAGCCGGTTGACCCGCAGCGCCTCGACCGCCAGCCGCAGCGCCTCGGCGGTCCTCACGCGTCCGCCCCCGCCGTGTCCGTGTCCGTCTCGGCTGTGTCCGTCTCGGCTGTGTCCGCCTCCGCTGTGTCCGCCTCCGTTGTGTCCGCCTCCACCCTGCCGTCGCGTACGCGGATCTGACGGCGGGCGCGGGCGGCGACCTCTACGTCGTGGGTGACGAGGACGACGGCGACGCCGCTCTCGTTGAGCCGTTCGAGCAGGCCCATCACCTCCTCGCCGTTGCGGGTGTCGAGGTTGCCGGTCGGCTCGTCGGCGAGCACCACCCGGGGGTCGCCCACCAGCGCGCGGGCGACCGCCACCCGCTGCTGCTCGCCGCCGGACATCTGGGACGGCCGGTGCGTGAGCCGGTGACCGAGCCCGACCGCCTCCAGCGCCGCCCGTGCTCGCTCCCTGCGCTCGGCCCGGGGCACGCCCCGGTAGACCAGCGGCAGCGCCACGTTGTCGAGGGCGGACGTGCGGGCCAGCAGGTGGAACGACTGGAACACGAAGCCGATCGTGCG
The DNA window shown above is from Microbispora sp. ZYX-F-249 and carries:
- a CDS encoding serine/threonine-protein kinase yields the protein MTAPSALRGGDPTFIGPYRIVRRLGAGGQGIVYLGTDGAGAPVAVKVLRPEIAADETTRSRFAREVAVAQRVASFCTAQFLAADLWSDPPYIVTEYVDGPSLQEEVARNGPRTGAALHRLAVGTATALTAIHEAGLVHRDFKPGNVLLGADGPRVIDFGIARALDATATVSSQVVGTPAYMAPEQIKAAEVGPAADVFAWGAVITFAATGRSPFAADTTHAVLYRVIDGEPDIAGVPEPLRALVARCLAKEPAQRPAMREVLMRLLGSADSADRETGPGSRAVDRETGPGARAAAPAVRRRFGKAVYAAVAAAAVLALGGGAALWLTNGAGSPAGGTGSGGTTGGRATTVARTTSSPRASTPPRLPPTLAGVWEGVLTQSNGKNWPMTVVIKPGARALVSYPSLGCAGVLTVTRKDADGQFILRETILKGTRCTRQGRLTLQAGDGKILLTYFPNGSVGGMSYSATATLLRKGV
- a CDS encoding lysophospholipid acyltransferase family protein → MDDFRDRHTAEGTPGSVPGNTADERLAGLFAFLRRRITGEYEVDEFGYDPELNETVLLEALRPLYRHWFRTEALGLGNVPADSGALIVANHSGTLPVDALMLQVAMHDELGRPLRLLGAHLVYQLPVLGHLARKSGHTLACPEDADRLLRKGEVVGVFPEGFKGIGKPFSERYRLQRFGRGGFVASAIRAGVPIVPCAIVGAEEIYPKIGDIPSLARLLGLPYLPITPLFPWLGPLGLLPLPSKWLIEFGEPIRTDEYAPEEADDPMLVFDLTDHVREVMQGQLDALRLRRGPAFPPIVM
- a CDS encoding NAD-dependent epimerase/dehydratase family protein; this translates as MTRTVLVTGVSGHIGARVAIALAADPEIDRVIGVDTAPPPSPAGEDGAVLGRTEFVRVALRSPDLVKVIRDADVDTVVHLSLVSGPGGGRAGDTVGGRPAMKEHNVIGTMQLLAACQRSATVRRVVVRSTTAVYGSSPHAPAVFTEDTLPVEVSHHGYARDATEVETYVRGFARRRPDVTTTTLRFANLMGPGVDSPLTRYFSQPVLPTVLGFDPRLQFVHEDDAVEVLCRTARADHPGVFNVAGDGVLLLSQCARRTGRPVVPMPSPAFRLVSGIARGARLVDFSPEQLSLMSHGRAVDTTRLAAELGWRPKYSTAAAFDDFLRSRGGPGELPRAVVDWLADLLTGR
- a CDS encoding 30S ribosomal protein bS22, which codes for MGSVIKKRRKRMAKKKHRKLLKKTRIQRRNKK
- a CDS encoding helix-turn-helix domain-containing protein, which codes for MGAGERPLSEVKFLTVAEVATVMRVSKMTVYRLVHSGELPAIRVGRSFRVPEQAVHDYLRDAFIEAG
- a CDS encoding phosphatase; this encodes MTLPPSRTPTRAELREHLVRTAIAGDVATSRENNLDHYRSLALRDPHYLFGLNFEGEWSYHEVLALMAEKAGVVADPGHREGPDTIDPERTIDAVEEMGERIAKVLRRASPRIVLATGHPTGLLTIHLALARFLTENGATLLFPAEGWTHIGGLGRRRRIRYLDGVAMLEDRGTFVHTHEAMPMEAMLAEERPDFVIADHGWAGAAGEAGVETVGFADSNDPALFVGEAEGKIAVTVPLDDNVLPRFYAPLTAYLLARVARSL
- a CDS encoding acetoin utilization protein AcuC, with the protein product MSQAVRVVWNDALVSYDFGPGHPLAPVRVELTMALARDLGVLDAAEMTGCVPATEDEIALVHHRDYIEAVKNVSKDGRPDLRHGLGTEDNPAFVGVHEASALVTGATLAAARAVWTGEAEHAVNVAGGLHHAMPGAASGFCVYNDPAVAIAWLLAQGATRIAYVDVDVHHGDGVQTAFYDDPRVLTISLHESPRTLFPGTGFPQETGAEGTAVNVALPAGCGDAGWLRAFHAVVPPLLRHFQPQILVTQQGCDSHALDPLAHLMLSLDGQRTAYAALHRLAHETAGGRWIAVGGGGYELVQVVPRAWTHLIAEAVGRPVEPSAETPETWRTFVRERTGEIPPLRMTDGRHPQWRDISEGYDPADAVDRAVIATRKAVFPFHGLDPMP
- a CDS encoding ABC transporter permease, with translation MRTAEALRLAVEALRVNRLRSMLTMLGVIIGVLSVVILVAVGTGAKNAVESEIAGLGSNIILVVPGQVGLGAAPTQSRLDLADVAYVRRVVGDPSKVTVAVNSGEPVRVGRVEVFATLTGTDENMPHVFDRPLRRGRYLTETDVDTRRRVAILGAEVAAKLFGDVDPIGRQVTIAGVRFRVIGVYETVGSTFGVARDQEVHLPVTTAQRLIGLPRINGIAVGASGPDEIEPLRQRVVAALDARYPGERFSAVTQTQLLGTIGTVLGMLTGVLAAIAGISLLVGGVGVSNIMLVSVRERTKEIGLRKALGARGRDILGQFLIEAVLLTTIGGVIGILTGVGGALLIRTVSPVPASITWWSIALAFGVSAAVGVFFGVAPARRAAGLDPVVALRAD
- a CDS encoding ABC transporter ATP-binding protein, whose protein sequence is MSRDEGAGAPAFEAIGLTRSYRLDGGVLVDALRGVDLRIGQGEFAAIVGPSGSGKSTLMHLLGCLDRPSSGTLRVDGADVATLDDAGLADLRNRTIGFVFQSFHLLARTSALDNVALPLVYRGVPRAERRERARAALEAVGLGHRLTHRPSQMSGGEQQRVAVARALVGDPRVVLADEPTGNLDTRNGEEVMGLLERLNESGVAVVLVTHDVEVAARARRQIRVRDGRVEADTTEADTAEADTAETDTAETDTDTAGADA